One Arachis hypogaea cultivar Tifrunner chromosome 18, arahy.Tifrunner.gnm2.J5K5, whole genome shotgun sequence genomic window, CCTGAAGGAGGAGCAGCTCTTAAAACTGAGACGGATGGAGAAATAGAAGTGGAAAAAGAACTTGGGAAACGAGACAAGACATGAATTCTGGGGAGCTGAaggttggaagaagaagaagaagagggtaAGAATCCAATCCTTGAAAGAGCGTCCATTATGGATGGATGAAAGGCTAATTGTTCATTTCAGTGTAAAGAAAGAATTGTGTGTTATTTGGTCAAAAAATATCTGAGCTGAGTAGAGTGATGAGTGATCTATCATCTCACTTTGGAAAGTAACATTATCCGCTGTCACAACTCACAACTTCAACCTTAAAATTTACATGACATAATGGTAAACTAATGACAAGTTCTATATCATTTTCTATGTATAAAAAACAaattatacttatttttttaattataaatttaatattgtattatattttattatcatttttatttttctttcttatatGTTTAATATCAAAgtgaaaggtaaaaaaaaaacatatgtaTTGTAGAGTATTTTTAAGAATTTCTcgctatttattattatttttgttttaaaaaaagtttaaaaaggcTGTTTCAAAAGAAGGTTATTGTTATAATGTTATAcattttttaaaggaaaattgggtttaactatttattatattttattaagaaaattatagaTATTGAAATTTTCCTATGATTCTTTTGATatacaaaaaatcaaaaacagagttCCCGTAAGGATGTGCtttatgttataaaatatttctaatttttttttttggtgactaaaaatatttctaatttgtAAACACAAAACAACAAGACATGGGAAAAGCTAATTAGAAAAATtgcttaaatataattaattaataattatttaacttttttgGGGAAAAAAAGGTGTAGGGAAGCTAGGGTTTTTAATGCCCTTAGAATTAGTTATAACTTATAAGCCTCTCGGGTTGAATCGGTGAGAGGAATCAATGGCTCGCCTGAGCTTAGAGCAAGTATTGAAGGACAACAATGGCGATGATCCAAGTTCCATTACCAGTCTTCAGCTCAATCACAAGGCACTTTCAGATGTTAGGCTTCCATCCTACTCTTTTTTATTTCAACTTGGAACCACCAAAGATATTAACTTTTTCAGTTTTGGTAAATGCCCAGGTCTCTTGTTTGTCCAGCTTCAGCAATCTGGAGAAGCTCGACCTCAAACTCAACAACCTAACTTCACTAGAGgtactctctctttttctttcttttctgaaaGAATAAATCTTATGGGCATTCTGATTGGCTTCTTATCTATGGTACCGCAGGGGTTGAGGTCATGCGTTAATTTGAAATGGTTATCCGTTTTGGAGAACAAATTAGAAACCTTGGAAGGAATTCAAGGGCTTACTAAGCTCACTGTAAGTAGCTGCATTTTGTGAATATTAATATCACCTGAGCTTGGGAATTTAGTTTACTTCTTTCTGGTTGCTAGTCCTGTGTGTTGTGTACCTTATTATTGGATTTAAGACTtcgtttattaaaatttttatggttaTTTTGAAAACTACTGTAAGATTAGTTATTAGCTTTTCTTGTGCTGCTGCTACTTACTGGTGTGTGGATTCTGTTGAGTTTTATTGTACATTTCTGCCTCCATTTGTGTACTTTGCTGTTTGCCTATGTGTGTATTCGAAGTGATGAGCTTATTTCAAGTCAACCAATCTTTTatgcttgatttcttctaataAAACTTCTTGAAGATTTAGGAGTCACATTTGTATGTATATACGAACCAGGTGCTAAATGCAGGCAAAAATAAGCTTAGATCTATGGATGAGGTCAGATCGCTTGTTAGCCTCCGAGCACTGATTTTGAATGGTAAGACTTCTTTTGCTGACCATCTACTTTGAAGGTTGAACTTGGAACATTGTGAGAATATTTCGGTAATCTTTGAAGGAGTTAGAACCTCTTTTCTCCCTTTGCTCTTacctatttttgtatgttttctttgggCAGAAAATGAGATTGTTTCCATTTGCAAGCTTGATGAATTGAAAGAATTGAACACCATTGGTAAGAATTACCATACTCTCTGTTTCCTATGAGTTCCAATACTTCTGAACTCACCTAATGGGATAGCTCGCATTTGAATAATCCTGAAATATCTCTAATTTCTCATGTAGTTCTATCCAAAAATCCAATCAGGAAAATTGGTGGGGCTCTGACAAAGGTGAAATCTATCACAAAGGTAAAGGTTCCTCAAGATGTGAAGCTCCTTCATTAATGTTTATTTCAGTATTGTATTCCCATTGCTCATAAACCTTTCCTGGTTGTAGCTCTCCCTCTCTCATTGCCAGCTTCAGGGAATAGACTGCTCACTCAAGTCTTGTGTAGAGTTGAGAGAACTCCGCCTTGCCCACAATGAGATTCAGGTGTGCTTTGAATGTGACTTCCCTTTTTCAATTCCAGTTCAAGATAAAATTTGCTGTTGCAATATTCCATAATGTGCTTTCATATCATTTTTTAATGACTTTATTGCttagagtttttaggttttaCTGTTTATAACATCTTGCTACGTTTTGGATTCTCAGTCTCTCCCAGATGAATTAGCACAGAATTCAAAGCTCCAGAATTTAGATTTGGGGAATAATGTGATCACAAAGTGGTCAGAACTAAAGGTTTGACGTAGTATACATATATGGCATTTCTCTTTGTCTAATGTTTCATAATTATCTAGACACTTTCCAACCCCTGTATCTTCATCGTTGTTGTTGCACCTGTAGGTGCTTAAATCCCTCACAAATCTGAGAAATCTCAATCTTCAAGGAAATCCAGTTGCTTCGATTGAGAAGGTTACTAGAAAGGtaatccttttattttctattcttaTGTTAATTCACACTTGCTTCTAAAATTTCATCCTTAAACAGCCATGGTGCTATGTTGCAGGTTAAGAAAGCACTGCCAAAACTTCGTATATTCAATGCTAGACCAGTAGATAAAGATGCAAAGAATGAGAAATGTGACGATGATGGTGGTAATGATTTTTCAGTAGATCAAGTAGGTCAAAATATGAAAGATAGCACCAAAGACAAGAAGAGGGCAAGATTCCATGGTGAGAATGAGGATGATCATGCTGAAGTTGTTGGTGATCTTGAATTTGAGAGAAAATCaagtaagaaaaagaagaaaactgtTGATGATTTCAAGAAGGAAGTCAGAGTCACTGACGAGGAAAATACAGATCATAACAAGAAATCAACTAAGAAAAAGCCCAAGAATGATGACAATCCTGTGGACAAGGAATTAGCTCCGCGGGAGAATGTTACTAGGATCGAGAAGAAAcataagaaaaaacaaaagaatgaGAAACAAAGTGAACTTGATGTGATTGATGATGCAGAAGCTTCATTTGTGGAGCTTTTTAATACTGGAGATACAGAAAATCTTAATCATGTTGATGAAATGAAACAGGAGAAAGTGCCTAAGGATGCAAAACAGGTGGATAGCACATCGATCTCATTTACCAAGCGAAAGAGTACTAAGACAAAGAGCATGGAGTCTCAGTCAGATCCATTATTAGAAATTGGAATGGGAGGGCCATCGACATGGGGCGACGACTGACAAGTGGAAACGTCTAGCGAGATGCCGCAGCTTTGAGCCATTCAGTGCAACTAGAATTTAGTCTAGTTTTCTCACTCAGGATAACTCGTTGCTACTGAGTTCCTGTGTTATTCTTCAATGCTCCAGGTTGTTGGGTTATGTTGCTACTTTTTACTGCCCCTCAAATTGTTTACTCTTTGCTACTGAGTTCCTGGGTAATTTTGCTTTGCTCCAAGTTGTTGGGTTatgttgctactttgtggtgtGCAAACATCATAGACTGGATCCATTTACTGATCATACTTTTTACTGTCCCTCAAATAGTTTAATTCCAGCAGTAGTAGCTAGAACCATTTCATTAAAGTATTTTACTTTATGTTTCATGCCCCCGTTCCCATATTAATGTAATGTTAAATTTTGAAAGGGAgcctttaatttttgttataaaagaGTGGATATATTTGCAACTTCATGTCTCTAGTAACTGCTTGGTATATtaggccaatgagtaatagctcaaatggtataAACTCTCTGTACTCATCTAATGTACTCatctaagaggttgcgggttcgagtcttcaTATCTttggtataaaaaaaaaaaataaaaaactgctTGGTATATTAGAACACATGCTATTTTGATTTCGAAATTTAAATTAGGAGTATTGTTACTGTTAGGTTTTTTACCATCAAGAAACTACATCATGATAACATGCAGAGACATCTgtctataattaaaaaaagaattgcacatttgttctatttttaactttggtttatttttcaaTGTTAATATGAAAACAGTTAAAATTAGTCTCGTCTTAAACACTCGAGCTACCCCAATTAGCACACGCACAATCTAACTATCTAAGGTTGAACAAGTCATTACGAAAATGTGTATATCCGAAACTGTTATAGATAAGAAGCAATATTGGACTTGTATCCAAAATATGAACACGCCATAAGTCAACTTTGACTGAAaataatgagaaaaagaaaaagaaagcacgcACGAGAATGAGATTAGGACAATTTTATTTTCCGCATGGCTTTTGCCTTTTGTGTATATAGCTTTCTGACTTTAATATGCAGTTACGTGACTATACTAAATATCAAACAACATTAAATAAAAAGCAGAAGAATGCTagaaatacatatatttttttttttttaccaaagataagagactcgaactcgcaacctcttaattgagtatggggagactatgccatttgagctattactcattgccTAGAAATACATATATTTGCTCTcacattattttgtaattttattataGTTCATTCATTTCCTATTTTGTACGCAGTCATTTTTATACACAAGATATAATCATCAAGTGATTTGTCTGATTCAAACAAGTATagtatactatataaaaaaatatacaaggcGCCAAGTTTGATTGACCAAATTAGTCTGAAACACCATTTATAATACGGTTTGAAATATCAGcaaatgaagatattattgatatGAAACTGTATTTTCTCACGCACGTTTTATAGTTGTTTCTGACTTTATCACGAGTTACTGCAGATAATATCTTCTATTTGTCTTTGAAAGTAGTTAACAAGATAGATGCATGTATGTAATTGCTGGTGATACTGAATGATACACTTAATTTGACCACTGTAGTTGATGCTCAAAACAATTCAGAATtcgtttataaattattaaactatATGCCTTATATAtatcaattcaaatttaatttaatttctttatcgATTGGTTAGCTAATTTTTGAAATGTCAATGCGATGGGGTGCATAAAGAATCTTAAAGCATGACCAATTAAG contains:
- the LOC112773238 gene encoding uncharacterized protein; amino-acid sequence: MARLSLEQVLKDNNGDDPSSITSLQLNHKALSDVSCLSSFSNLEKLDLKLNNLTSLEGLRSCVNLKWLSVLENKLETLEGIQGLTKLTVLNAGKNKLRSMDEVRSLVSLRALILNENEIVSICKLDELKELNTIVLSKNPIRKIGGALTKVKSITKLSLSHCQLQGIDCSLKSCVELRELRLAHNEIQSLPDELAQNSKLQNLDLGNNVITKWSELKVLKSLTNLRNLNLQGNPVASIEKVTRKVKKALPKLRIFNARPVDKDAKNEKCDDDGGNDFSVDQVGQNMKDSTKDKKRARFHGENEDDHAEVVGDLEFERKSSKKKKKTVDDFKKEVRVTDEENTDHNKKSTKKKPKNDDNPVDKELAPRENVTRIEKKHKKKQKNEKQSELDVIDDAEASFVELFNTGDTENLNHVDEMKQEKVPKDAKQVDSTSISFTKRKSTKTKSMESQSDPLLEIGMGGPSTWGDD